One window of Quercus robur chromosome 5, dhQueRobu3.1, whole genome shotgun sequence genomic DNA carries:
- the LOC126727569 gene encoding uncharacterized protein LOC126727569, whose translation MSRLSFRPRPLDIHKKLPIVKSVKDFEDDDVPTTANAATTASSTRNSHLLRLSSDAAEPEVHQAPTKKVAAEIPTPQYVVVDTYERDYSRTFSQPTSYLRGRGARAELGEFVEYDLDNEDDDWLQDFNNERKSLAPEKLEFLIFKLEVLDHKARERAGVITPTLGSPIPVLLQLDAAIEALQVHSIRYAVIQSVYNYWKEKRERWQKPILRRLQPPPPVNDTNPYNVFRPREKTHRLHTRRMQRRENNVQSFEKLRQVRRNLDQAKTILEALIKREEKKREIMETEVSLQRIQMKYKHETELLEDSLVLPGFPPFSCKFGSSEEEYVDSDDLANSRPRTRPPSIQNPPFTDSNLVTVPSGSMKQEFRRRHVPQGWLHKMDPLEPILLFTKPLVPEKLAAAGIVPPSDSSTRNNVSAPPCKFRGRIGRGGRIIFDRWNPLLQTPIDCGNSFYIPPKPRSSTYN comes from the exons ATGAGTAGGTTGTCGTTCAGGCCTCGTCCTCTCGACATTCACAAGAAGCTTCCTATCGTCAAGAGTGTCAAGGACTTCGAAGATGACGATGTCCCCACTACGGCCAACGCCGCCACCACTGCTTCTTCCACTCGCAATTCCCACTTGCTTCGTCTCTCTTCCGATGCAGCTGAACCCGAG GTACATCAAGCCCCTACCAAGAAAGTGGCTGCAGAGATACCTACTCCTCAGTATGTAGTTGTGGATACATATGAAAGAGACTATTCCCGCACTTTCAGTCAACCAACATCTTACTTACGTGGAAGGGGAG cTCGGGCTGAGCTTGGAGAATTTGTTGAGTATGACTtggacaatgaggatgacgatTGGCTTCAAGACTTCAACAATGAAAGGAAGAGTCTTGCACCTGAAAA GTTAGAGTTTCTTATTTTTAAGTTGGAGGTATTGGACCATAAGGCTCGAGAAAGAGCAGGAGTTATTACACCTACTCTCGGTTCACCAATTCCTGTTCTTCTGCAACTGGATGCCGCTATTgag GCTTTACAAGTTCACTCCATCAGATATGCTGTTATCCAGTCTGTTTATAACTATTGGAAAGAGAAG CGTGAAAGATGGCAAAAGCCTATTTTACGGCGTTTGCAG CCTCCTCCACCTGTTAATGATACCAATCCCTACAATGTCTTTAGGCCAAGGGAGAAAACCCACAGACTTCACACAAGAAGG atgcaAAGGAGGGAAAACAatgtacaatcatttgaaaagcTTCGTCAG gtcaggcgGAACCTTGACCAAGCCAAGACCATTCTAGAGGCTCTAATTAAG agagaggagaaaaagagagaaataatggAGACTGAAGTTAGCCTTCAAAGGATCCAAATGAAGTATAAG CATGAAACAGAGCTCCTGGAAGATAGCTTGGTGCTTCCTGGATTTCCACCCTTCTCTTGCAAGTTTGGTTCTAGCGAAGAAGAATATGTGGATTCAGATGACCTTGCAAACAGCCGTCCCCGTACACGGCCTCCTTCAATACAGAATCCTCCTTTCACAGACTCCAATTTGGTTACAGTTCCCTCAGGAAGCATGAAACAAGAGTTTAGGCGGCGACATGTACCACAAGGATGGCTTCATAAAATG GATCCTCTTGAACCAATCTTATTGTTCACCAAACCTCTAGTTCCAGAGAAGCTGGCAGCTGCAGGCATTGTACCGCCATCTGATTCATCAACAAGAAATAATGTATCTGCACCACCTTGTAAATTTCGTGGACGAATTGGCCGAGGAGGCCGAATCATATTTGATAGATGGAATCCATTGTTGCAAACTCCGATTGACTGTGGTAACTCTTTTTATATACCACCAAAACCCCGGTCTTCAACGTATAATTGA